From the Vicia villosa cultivar HV-30 ecotype Madison, WI unplaced genomic scaffold, Vvil1.0 ctg.002104F_1_1, whole genome shotgun sequence genome, one window contains:
- the LOC131637885 gene encoding uncharacterized protein LOC131637885 has protein sequence MLEIGMPREFTRWILTVVTNVSYEFNINGHTIERMMAKRGLRQGDPISPLPFVLMMEYFDRLMVKMQDTLILSITLDARRQSLLWRDAKDTISQVSDFAKGKLPMKYLGVPITCKRLTINQYMPLIEKTIHRLKHCTVKLLRYSGRIMLVKSVILAIAQYWMQCMPLPQTVIDKIDRLCRTFIWTGNTEVSKKSLVAWSNVCRPKSQGGQGIINLTKWNKITMLKCLWNLCRKSDNLWVKWIHIVYLKGRNAMDAMVSKSRTWVLNRILDMREVAQQHLTLWNRMKNQSKFKMSMFYMAMCEAREIVEWIFLFHQNATRPRAQFITWLICHGKQATKDILLRFNMIDDSICSI, from the exons ATGCTGGAAATTGGTATGCCAAGGGAGTTTACAAGGTGGATCCTCACTGTTGTCACTAATGTTTCTTATGAGTTCAACATAAATGGGCATACTATTGAGAGAATGATGGCAAAGAGAGGGTTAAGACAGGGTGATCCTATCTCACCCCTACCGTTTGTTCTCATGATGGAGTACTTTGATAGATTGATGGTTAAAATGCAAGATACCTTGATTTTAAGTATCACTCTAGATGCAAGAAGGCAG AGTTTATTGTGGAGGGATGCAAAGGACACCATATCTCAAGTTTCTGACTTTGCTAAGGGTAAACTTCCTATGAAATACCTAGGAGTGCCAATAACTTGTAAGAGACTTACTATTAATCAAtatatgcccctgattgagaaAACCATTCATAGGCTGAAGCACTGTACTGTGAAACTGTTGAGATATTCTGGAAGAATCATGTTGGTAAAGAGTGTGATTTTAGCCATTGCCCAATACTGGATGCAATGTATGCCCTTGCCCCAAACTGTTATAGATAAAATTGACAGGCTATGCAGAACCTTTATATGGACTGGCAACACAGAAGTGAGCAAAAAAAGCCTTGTGGCTTGGAGCAATGTGTGTAGGCCAAAAAGTCAAGGTGGACAAGGTATTATAAATCTGACTAAATGGAATAAGATCACTATGCTGAAATGCTTGTGGAACTTGTGTAGGAAGTCTGATAACCTTTGGGTGAAGTGGATTCATATAGTTTACCTCAAAGGGAGAAATGCTATGGATGCTATGGTTTCCAAGAGTAGAACCTGGGTGCTTAACAGAATTCTAGATATGCGAGAGGTAGCTCAGCAACATCTCACCTTATGGAATAGAATGAAAAATCAAAGTAAATTTAAGATGAGTATGTTTTACATGGCTATGTGTGAAGCTAGAGAAATTGTTGAATGGATATTCCTATTTCATCAGAATGCAACAAGACCTCGAGCTCAGTTTATAACATGGTTAATTTGTCATGGTAAACAAGCTACCAAGGACATACTGCTAAGGTTTAATATGATAGATGATAGCATATGTAGCATCTGA
- the LOC131637880 gene encoding GDSL esterase/lipase At5g22810-like has product MNYLSSLFTSLVLFIVLLYVVKGKPLVPALFIFGDSLVDVGNNNNLPTAIKANFLPYGRDFVNHYPSGRFSNGKLTIDFASELFGFNSYTPAYLNLITKGDDNLLNGANFASSATGYHYSTVAQYNALSLSKQLEFYKDYQKELEKIVGQSNASSIISGSVYFVVAGSGDFVQNYFISPILRTIYTPDQFSDILIQCYFKFIQNLYALGARKIGVSTLPPVGCVPIIITLFDSQNNQCVEKLNNIAIEFNKKLILTSENLLKKLPGLRLVLLDIYTPLYELVTRPSHYGFFEARRACCGAGWLEVGPLCNSFSIGTCANASEYVFWDSFHATQATYKFLIESLNSSITSLI; this is encoded by the exons atgaattatttaagTTCTTTATTTACTTCACTTGTTCTTTTTATTGTGTTACTCTATGTGGTGAAAGGCAAACCACTAGTTCCTGCATTATTCATTTTCGGAGACTCTCTTGTTGATGTTGGCAATAACAATAATTTACCTACTGCTATTAAAGCAAACTTCCTTCCATATGGAAGGGATTTTGTAAATCACTATCCAAGTGGAAGATTCTCCAATGGAAAGCTTACAATAGATTTTGCAT CCGAACTCTTTGGATTTAACTCTTACACCCCAGCTTACCTAAATTTAATTACCAAAGGGGACGACAACCTTTTGAATGGTGCCAACTTTGCCTCTTCTGCTACTGGTTACCACTACTCCACAGTTGCAcaatat AATGCCCTTTCATTAAGCAAACAACTAGAATTCTACAAGGATTACCAGAAGGAATTGGAGAAAATAGTTGGTCAGTCAAATGCATCATCAATTATATCTGGTTCAGTATATTTTGTTGTTGCTGGGAGTGGTGATTTTGTACAAAATTATTTCATAAGTCCAATCCTCCGCACTATTTATACACCTGATCAATTCTCAGACATTCTTATACAATGTTATTTCAAATTCATTCAG AATTTATATGCACTTGGAGCAAGGAAGATTGGTGTATCAACTTTACCTCCCGTAGGTTGCGTACCTATAATCATCACTCTTTTTGACTCTCAGAACAACCAATGtgttgaaaaattaaataatattgccATTGAGTTTAATAAAAAACTTATCTTAACTTCTGAGAATTTGCTAAAAAAGCTTCCTGGCCTGAGATTGGTGTTGCTTGATATCTACACACCATTATATGAGCTTGTCACAAGACCTTCACATTATG GATTTTTTGAAGCAAGGAGGGCGTGTTGTGGGGCAGGTTGGCTAGAAGTTGGCCCATTGTGCAATTCATTTTCCATAGGAACTTGTGCTAATGCATCAGAATATGTATTTTGGGATAGTTTTCATGCCACACAAGCTACATACAAGTTTTTGATAGAGAGTTTAAATTCAAGTATCACCTCCCTTATATAA